Proteins from a genomic interval of Caulobacter sp. SL161:
- a CDS encoding DUF2336 domain-containing protein, with amino-acid sequence MKSRIHDLIALASEPSSAKRRELLRGVTDLFFQGEGYNSVEMGLFDEVLSQLAGDMEEAVKMELAQRLGEAETPPRGLSRALAADTITVAAPILRNSRALTDDDLLHVARTQGQDHLRAISQRSSVSSAVSDAIVARGDDQTLGVLLRNEGAVLSREAHETVVDRAAANPALHEAVIDRQSLPVDLLNEMYFMVEARLRDRIMEKNAGMDPATLEEALAAGRKRVAEQDGALPPDHAEAEREFRALRAKAQISPQILANMLRGKKTTLFLVALADMAQVDFHTARKILERREMDALAVICKAADFDRSLFLTFALLILEQTDDVMMRAKAYGELYANLPRDSALRTIRFWRLRRQTGDVAAA; translated from the coding sequence ATGAAGTCGCGCATCCACGACCTTATCGCCCTGGCCAGCGAACCCTCCAGCGCCAAACGTCGCGAACTGCTACGCGGCGTGACGGACCTGTTCTTCCAGGGCGAAGGGTACAACAGCGTGGAGATGGGCCTCTTCGACGAGGTGCTCAGCCAACTGGCCGGCGACATGGAAGAAGCGGTCAAGATGGAGCTGGCCCAACGCCTGGGCGAGGCGGAGACCCCGCCGCGCGGCCTGTCTCGCGCTCTGGCGGCCGACACGATCACCGTAGCCGCGCCCATTCTACGCAACTCCCGCGCCTTGACCGACGACGACCTGCTGCACGTGGCCCGCACCCAGGGTCAGGATCACCTGCGGGCGATCTCCCAGCGCAGCAGCGTTTCCAGCGCGGTTTCCGACGCGATCGTCGCGCGCGGCGATGACCAGACGCTGGGCGTTCTACTCCGCAACGAGGGCGCGGTCCTGTCGCGCGAGGCGCACGAGACCGTCGTCGATCGCGCCGCCGCCAATCCTGCGCTCCACGAGGCGGTGATCGACCGGCAAAGCCTGCCCGTCGACCTGCTCAACGAGATGTACTTCATGGTCGAGGCCCGGCTTCGGGATCGGATCATGGAGAAGAACGCGGGCATGGACCCCGCGACGCTGGAGGAAGCGCTGGCCGCCGGCCGCAAGCGGGTCGCCGAGCAGGATGGCGCCCTGCCTCCCGATCACGCCGAGGCCGAACGCGAATTCCGCGCCCTGCGCGCCAAGGCGCAGATCTCGCCGCAGATTCTGGCCAACATGCTCCGCGGCAAGAAGACGACGCTTTTCCTCGTCGCCCTGGCCGACATGGCCCAGGTGGACTTCCATACGGCCCGCAAGATTCTCGAGCGGCGCGAGATGGACGCCCTGGCGGTCATCTGCAAGGCCGCCGACTTCGACCGGTCGCTGTTCCTGACCTTCGCCCTGCTGATCCTCGAGCAGACCGACGACGTGATGATGCGGGCCAAGGCGTACGGCGAGCTCTACGCCAATCTGCCCCGGGACTCGGCGCTTCGCACGATCCGCTTCTGGCGCCTGCGTCGTCAGACTGGCGACGTCGCCGCCGCTTAG
- a CDS encoding M16 family metallopeptidase codes for MISASRLAIVAAAGLSVAACSQLPKPSIPLLKKDAGQASAPKTPDAPALAGPKVTDLKPGQWAQELSDVAPDPAWRFGVLPNGMRYALRKNATPPGQAALRLWIDAGSMMEADDQQGLAHFLEHMAFNGSKNVPEGEMIKILERHGLAFGADTNASTSFDETIYQLDLPKTDDDTVDTSLMLLREAAGELTIAPEAVDRERGVVLSEERTRDTPGYRVAIKTLSAQMEGQLPPKRIPIGKTEVLKTAPAQRIRDFYEAYYRPERSVLVAVGDFDVDAMEAKIKGKFGDWVGKGPNGKDPDVGPVAKRGPTARMFVEAGAPWSIQMTWTRKPDGLLETKAVDERDTLENLGFSVLNRRLQAVGRSAEPPFIAGGAFKGDQFGAVRVTTFGATAQPGRWREALAALDAEQRRAIQYGVRQDELDREIASLRAGLVAAAAGEATQRTPSLANQLVGTLGDGEVVTSPSQNLAAFDLFVKGLTAERVNAVLKSAFVGSGPLLVVAAPTAVEGGEPAILKAYEELKAQPVAPPIAPGVTVWPYSSFGPTGKVAEQKEVSDLDAVLVRFDNGVRLTVKPTKFRDDQVIVKVRAGHGLLDMPSDKQSPLWSGSAFIEGGLKQITAQDMERVLTGKIWNAQLGVEDDAFTLNGRTRPEDLSTELQVLAAFATEPGWRPEAFNRIKTSYGTLHDQLQSTTGGVLGRDLGGLMHGGDQRWTFPSREQIASASLEDLKAAVANPLAKGDLEVVIVGDTTVDKAIAAVADTFGALPARPGDPPLPGAEKAPFPAPSKEPVIRTHKGRPDQAALFMTWRTDDLFSNLQRSRDVSVLGQVMQLRLTDELREKQGATYSPNATATASVVFEDWGYLAVSLEVPPEKLDGVVASIRKIAADLRDKPVSADELDRAKKPRIDAIEKARVTNEYWVGALSGAHTDPRLLDATRSVIAGLSRVTPADVQKAAQTYLADEKSWLLLVKPEAAAAAK; via the coding sequence ATGATCAGCGCTTCGCGCCTGGCGATTGTCGCCGCCGCCGGTCTTTCGGTCGCCGCCTGCTCGCAACTTCCCAAACCTTCGATCCCGCTTCTGAAGAAGGACGCGGGTCAGGCGTCCGCGCCCAAGACTCCCGACGCGCCGGCGTTGGCGGGCCCCAAGGTCACCGATCTGAAGCCGGGCCAGTGGGCGCAGGAGCTTTCCGACGTCGCGCCCGATCCGGCCTGGCGCTTTGGGGTGTTGCCGAACGGCATGCGTTACGCCCTCCGCAAGAACGCCACCCCGCCCGGTCAGGCCGCGCTGCGTCTTTGGATCGACGCCGGTTCGATGATGGAGGCCGACGATCAGCAGGGCCTGGCCCACTTCCTCGAGCACATGGCCTTCAACGGCTCCAAGAACGTGCCCGAAGGCGAGATGATCAAGATTCTTGAGCGTCATGGCCTGGCGTTCGGCGCTGACACCAACGCTTCGACCAGCTTCGACGAGACGATCTATCAGCTGGATCTGCCCAAGACCGACGACGACACCGTCGACACCTCGCTGATGCTGCTGCGCGAGGCGGCCGGCGAATTGACGATCGCGCCCGAGGCTGTCGATCGCGAACGCGGCGTGGTGCTGTCTGAAGAGCGCACCCGCGACACCCCCGGCTATCGCGTCGCCATCAAGACCCTGTCGGCGCAGATGGAAGGCCAGCTGCCGCCCAAGCGCATTCCGATCGGCAAGACCGAGGTGCTCAAGACCGCCCCGGCCCAGCGAATCCGCGACTTCTATGAGGCCTATTATCGCCCGGAACGCAGCGTTCTGGTGGCCGTCGGCGACTTCGACGTCGACGCCATGGAAGCCAAGATCAAGGGCAAGTTCGGCGACTGGGTCGGCAAGGGTCCGAACGGCAAGGATCCCGATGTGGGGCCGGTGGCCAAGCGTGGCCCCACCGCCAGGATGTTCGTCGAGGCGGGCGCGCCCTGGTCGATCCAGATGACCTGGACCCGCAAGCCGGACGGCCTGCTGGAGACCAAGGCGGTCGATGAGCGCGACACGCTGGAAAACCTAGGCTTCTCGGTTCTGAACCGCCGCCTCCAGGCCGTTGGCCGCTCGGCCGAGCCGCCGTTCATCGCGGGCGGCGCCTTCAAGGGCGATCAGTTCGGCGCCGTGCGCGTCACGACCTTTGGCGCGACGGCCCAGCCCGGTCGCTGGCGCGAGGCCCTGGCCGCCCTCGACGCCGAGCAACGCCGCGCCATCCAGTACGGCGTCCGTCAGGACGAACTGGATCGCGAGATCGCCAGCCTGCGGGCCGGCCTCGTCGCCGCCGCCGCCGGTGAAGCCACCCAGCGCACGCCAAGCCTCGCAAACCAGCTGGTCGGCACTCTGGGCGACGGCGAAGTGGTCACCTCGCCCAGCCAGAACCTCGCGGCCTTCGATCTCTTCGTGAAGGGCCTGACGGCCGAGCGCGTCAACGCCGTGCTCAAGAGCGCCTTCGTGGGTTCGGGCCCGCTGCTGGTGGTGGCTGCGCCCACCGCCGTCGAGGGCGGCGAACCCGCGATCCTGAAGGCCTATGAGGAGCTGAAGGCCCAGCCCGTCGCGCCGCCCATCGCGCCGGGGGTGACGGTCTGGCCGTACTCCAGCTTCGGCCCGACCGGCAAGGTCGCCGAGCAGAAGGAGGTCAGCGACCTGGACGCCGTCCTGGTGCGGTTCGACAATGGCGTCCGCCTGACGGTCAAGCCGACCAAGTTCCGCGACGACCAGGTGATCGTGAAGGTCCGAGCCGGCCACGGCCTGCTGGACATGCCGTCGGACAAGCAAAGCCCGCTGTGGTCCGGCTCGGCCTTCATCGAGGGCGGCCTCAAGCAGATCACCGCCCAGGACATGGAGCGCGTCTTGACCGGCAAGATCTGGAACGCCCAGCTGGGCGTCGAGGACGACGCCTTCACCCTGAACGGCCGTACCCGGCCCGAGGACCTGTCGACCGAACTGCAGGTTCTGGCGGCCTTCGCCACCGAACCGGGCTGGCGTCCAGAGGCGTTCAACCGCATCAAGACCAGCTACGGCACGCTGCACGATCAGCTGCAAAGCACCACGGGTGGCGTGCTGGGCCGCGATCTGGGCGGCCTGATGCATGGCGGCGACCAGCGCTGGACCTTCCCGTCGCGCGAACAGATCGCCTCGGCCTCGCTGGAAGACCTGAAGGCCGCCGTCGCCAATCCGTTGGCCAAGGGCGACCTGGAGGTGGTGATCGTCGGCGACACGACGGTGGACAAGGCGATCGCTGCGGTCGCCGACACCTTCGGCGCCCTGCCCGCGCGGCCGGGCGATCCGCCGCTGCCCGGCGCCGAAAAGGCCCCCTTCCCCGCCCCGTCGAAAGAGCCGGTGATCCGCACCCACAAGGGGCGTCCCGATCAGGCGGCCCTGTTCATGACCTGGCGGACCGACGACCTGTTCTCGAACCTGCAACGCTCGCGGGACGTCTCGGTGCTGGGTCAGGTCATGCAACTGCGCCTGACCGACGAACTGCGCGAGAAGCAGGGCGCGACCTACTCGCCCAACGCCACGGCGACCGCCAGCGTGGTCTTCGAGGACTGGGGTTATCTGGCCGTCAGCCTGGAGGTCCCCCCGGAGAAGCTGGACGGCGTGGTGGCCTCGATCCGCAAGATCGCGGCCGACCTGCGCGACAAGCCGGTGAGCGCCGACGAGCTTGATCGGGCCAAGAAGCCGCGCATCGACGCGATCGAAAAGGCCCGTGTCACCAACGAGTACTGGGTCGGCGCCCTGTCGGGGGCTCATACCGATCCGCGCCTGCTCGACGCGACGCGCTCGGTGATCGCGGGCCTGTCCCGCGTGACGCCGGCGGACGTGCAGAAGGCGGCTCAGACCTATCTCGCCGACGAGAAGTCCTGGCTGCTGCTGGTGAAGCCGGAAGCCGCGGCGGCGGCCAAGTAG